The following proteins are encoded in a genomic region of Triticum dicoccoides isolate Atlit2015 ecotype Zavitan chromosome 1B, WEW_v2.0, whole genome shotgun sequence:
- the LOC119318607 gene encoding uncharacterized protein LOC119318607 isoform X1, which yields MSHSRPRRDWEEDHGGAGGEDRRGSPQAKRPRGCCSCSCCREKKDFYESQNEILKKEMECMSKGFVEERTTLQKEMQQFYQSSQLQLHELITEQGRRMQECHKNFRLIWEQLNNQLSKIENSGDHVQQYSNPRTCSDEGEHRKYRMKFENKCCDTQYSRQDIMADDDHPLKVAIYDCDNRIITEGPLSSIQVKVVVLHGEFNNDHKEHWKREYFHEKMISSRPGKPPLLSEDLYPRLEGGMANIYGVKFQDNSSFVPSKRFRLGVMAADDSMSEKIQEGISESFAVRDRRGLSTKKNPNPSSRDPVYKLSGIAMKGDRHKLLERHGIKQVADLLRLHSKNPEGLREIFGKISDHDWDKIINHARKCNQVAQIYSTSIQENNVPHEHEPFSKTNDSSYLKGPCSMQPSPTPQISQNLAEQIDAQVHHQQIASSYNGPSSGTSSENALQASCLAAAPGLTFMRSDQHVMPYGELGGIQATGQQVTCIGSEILSASTMNNNILDGSNSEQVGPLDGNIIPNGNRLPTGIDLSQWLDILQNQTFDDSVVTETPPWGVSNNALDSTVCEAGNMLDSPFSDASISYVGHSPVSETGRGRSSLPFRGASSRSYRGHSASPLRGAGTKSYRRHSASPLRVEGPRSYEGHNPSPVSGAGSTSYASADFTGGDILW from the exons ATGTCGCATTCTCGGCCTCGCCGGGACTGGGAGGAGGACCATGGCGGTGCTGGTGGTGAAGACCGGCGGGGATCACCGCAGGCGAAGCGACCGAGAGGCTGCTGCTCCTGCTCTTGCTGCCG AGAGAAAAAAGATTTCTACGAGAGCCAAAATGAAATACTCAAGAAGGAAATGGAATGTATGTCAAAGGGTTTCGTGGAGGAGCGCACAACCCTGCAGAAAGAGATGCAACAATTTTACCAAAGTTCCCAGCTGCAGCTCCATGAACTGATCACTGAGCAAGGCAGGAGGATGCAAGAATGTCACAAGAATTTCCGGCTAATATGGGAACAGTTAAACAACCAACTTTCG AAGATAGAAAATTCTGGAGACCATGTTCAGCAATACAGTAATCCCAG GACTTGCTCTGATGAAGGCGAACATAGAAAATATCGAATGAAGTTTGAGAACAAATGCTGCGATACCCAGTACTCGAGACAAGACATAATGGCAGATGATGATCATCCTCTAAAGGTAGCTATATATGATTGTGATAACAGGATCATTACAGAAGGACCCTTATCCTCAATTCAAGTTAAGGTTGTTGTCCTTCACGGTGAGTTTAACAATGATCATAAAGAGCATTGGAAGCGAGAATACTTCCATGAGAAAATGATATCTAGCCGGCCTGGAAAACCACCATTACTTTCTGAAGACTTGTATCCAAGGTTGGAGGGTGGTATGGCTAACATCTATGGTGTCAAATTCCAAGACAATTCAAGTTTTGTTCCAAGCAAAAGATTCAGGCTCGGAGTCATGGCTGCTGATGATAGTATGTCAGAGAAGATCCAGGAAGGAATATCTGAATCTTTTGCCGTAAGGGATCGTCGGGGATTAT CAACAAAGAAAAATCCCAATCCATCATCACGTGATCCTGTATATAAACTGAGTGGAATTGCAATGAAAGGTGATCGGCACAAGTTACTAGAGCGTCATGGTATCAAGCAGGTGGCGGATCTCTTACGTTTGCACAGTAAGAATCCGGAAGGTTTACGTGAA ATTTTCGGGAAGATTTCTGACCATGACTGGGATAAGATCATTAATCATGCTCGTAAATGCAATCAAGTAGCACAAATATACTCTACTTCCATTCAGGAGAATAATGTGCCTCATGAGCATGAGCCATTTTCTAAAACCAATGACAGTAGTTACCTCAAAGGACCATGCTCAATGCAACCAAGTCCCACACCACAAA TTTCTCAAAATCTTGCAGAACAAATTGATGCCCAAGTCCATCACCAGCAAATTGCTTCAAGTTATAATGGACCATCATCCGGTACATCATCGGAAAATGCACTGCAGGCCTCCTGCTTGGCAGCAGCACCAGGGCTCACATTCATGAGATCAGACCAGCACGTGATGCCATATG GAGAACTTGGGGGCATTCAAGCTACAGGCCAGCAAGTTACATGCATAGGAAGTGAGATTCTGTCAGCTAGCACCATGAATAACAATATCTTAGATGGATCTAACTCAGAGCAAGTAGGGCCTCTGGATGGCAACATAATTCCTAATG GGAACAGACTACCCACTGGCATTGATCTTTCACAGTGGCTGGATATCCTGCAGAACCAGACATTTGATGACTCTGTAGTCACAGAAACTCCTCCTTGGGGAGTTTCCAACAATGCACTTGATTCGACTGTCTGCGAAGCTGGAAATATGCTTGATTCGCCTTTCAGTGATGCTAGTATAAGCTATGTGGGACATTCACCTGTCAGTGAAACAGGCAGGGGACGTTCATCTTTACCTTTCAGGGGAGCAAGCAGTAGAAGCTACAGGGGACATTCTGCTTCGCCACTCAGGGGAGCAGGCACTAAAAGCTACCGGCGACATTCTGCTTCACCACTCAGGGTAGAAGGCCCTAGAAGCTACGAGGGACATAATCCTTCACCTGTGTCGGGAGCAGGCAGTACAAGTTATGCAAGTGCAGATTTCACAGGCGGAGACATCTTATGGTAG
- the LOC119318607 gene encoding uncharacterized protein LOC119318607 isoform X2, translating to MSHSRPRRDWEEDHGGAGGEDRRGSPQAKRPRGCCSCSCCREKKDFYESQNEILKKEMECMSKGFVEERTTLQKEMQQFYQSSQLQLHELITEQGRRMQECHKNFRLIWEQLNNQLSKIENSGDHVQQYSNPRTCSDEGEHRKYRMKFENKCCDTQYSRQDIMADDDHPLKVAIYDCDNRIITEGPLSSIQVKVVVLHGEFNNDHKEHWKREYFHEKMISSRPGKPPLLSEDLYPRLEGGMANIYGVKFQDNSSFVPSKRFRLGVMAADDSMSEKIQEGISESFAVRDRRGLSTKKNPNPSSRDPVYKLSGIAMKGDRHKLLERHGIKQVADLLRLHSKNPEGLREIFGKISDHDWDKIINHARKCNQVAQIYSTSIQENNVPHEHEPFSKTNDSSYLKGPCSMQPSPTPQKQIDAQVHHQQIASSYNGPSSGTSSENALQASCLAAAPGLTFMRSDQHVMPYGELGGIQATGQQVTCIGSEILSASTMNNNILDGSNSEQVGPLDGNIIPNGNRLPTGIDLSQWLDILQNQTFDDSVVTETPPWGVSNNALDSTVCEAGNMLDSPFSDASISYVGHSPVSETGRGRSSLPFRGASSRSYRGHSASPLRGAGTKSYRRHSASPLRVEGPRSYEGHNPSPVSGAGSTSYASADFTGGDILW from the exons ATGTCGCATTCTCGGCCTCGCCGGGACTGGGAGGAGGACCATGGCGGTGCTGGTGGTGAAGACCGGCGGGGATCACCGCAGGCGAAGCGACCGAGAGGCTGCTGCTCCTGCTCTTGCTGCCG AGAGAAAAAAGATTTCTACGAGAGCCAAAATGAAATACTCAAGAAGGAAATGGAATGTATGTCAAAGGGTTTCGTGGAGGAGCGCACAACCCTGCAGAAAGAGATGCAACAATTTTACCAAAGTTCCCAGCTGCAGCTCCATGAACTGATCACTGAGCAAGGCAGGAGGATGCAAGAATGTCACAAGAATTTCCGGCTAATATGGGAACAGTTAAACAACCAACTTTCG AAGATAGAAAATTCTGGAGACCATGTTCAGCAATACAGTAATCCCAG GACTTGCTCTGATGAAGGCGAACATAGAAAATATCGAATGAAGTTTGAGAACAAATGCTGCGATACCCAGTACTCGAGACAAGACATAATGGCAGATGATGATCATCCTCTAAAGGTAGCTATATATGATTGTGATAACAGGATCATTACAGAAGGACCCTTATCCTCAATTCAAGTTAAGGTTGTTGTCCTTCACGGTGAGTTTAACAATGATCATAAAGAGCATTGGAAGCGAGAATACTTCCATGAGAAAATGATATCTAGCCGGCCTGGAAAACCACCATTACTTTCTGAAGACTTGTATCCAAGGTTGGAGGGTGGTATGGCTAACATCTATGGTGTCAAATTCCAAGACAATTCAAGTTTTGTTCCAAGCAAAAGATTCAGGCTCGGAGTCATGGCTGCTGATGATAGTATGTCAGAGAAGATCCAGGAAGGAATATCTGAATCTTTTGCCGTAAGGGATCGTCGGGGATTAT CAACAAAGAAAAATCCCAATCCATCATCACGTGATCCTGTATATAAACTGAGTGGAATTGCAATGAAAGGTGATCGGCACAAGTTACTAGAGCGTCATGGTATCAAGCAGGTGGCGGATCTCTTACGTTTGCACAGTAAGAATCCGGAAGGTTTACGTGAA ATTTTCGGGAAGATTTCTGACCATGACTGGGATAAGATCATTAATCATGCTCGTAAATGCAATCAAGTAGCACAAATATACTCTACTTCCATTCAGGAGAATAATGTGCCTCATGAGCATGAGCCATTTTCTAAAACCAATGACAGTAGTTACCTCAAAGGACCATGCTCAATGCAACCAAGTCCCACACCACAAA AACAAATTGATGCCCAAGTCCATCACCAGCAAATTGCTTCAAGTTATAATGGACCATCATCCGGTACATCATCGGAAAATGCACTGCAGGCCTCCTGCTTGGCAGCAGCACCAGGGCTCACATTCATGAGATCAGACCAGCACGTGATGCCATATG GAGAACTTGGGGGCATTCAAGCTACAGGCCAGCAAGTTACATGCATAGGAAGTGAGATTCTGTCAGCTAGCACCATGAATAACAATATCTTAGATGGATCTAACTCAGAGCAAGTAGGGCCTCTGGATGGCAACATAATTCCTAATG GGAACAGACTACCCACTGGCATTGATCTTTCACAGTGGCTGGATATCCTGCAGAACCAGACATTTGATGACTCTGTAGTCACAGAAACTCCTCCTTGGGGAGTTTCCAACAATGCACTTGATTCGACTGTCTGCGAAGCTGGAAATATGCTTGATTCGCCTTTCAGTGATGCTAGTATAAGCTATGTGGGACATTCACCTGTCAGTGAAACAGGCAGGGGACGTTCATCTTTACCTTTCAGGGGAGCAAGCAGTAGAAGCTACAGGGGACATTCTGCTTCGCCACTCAGGGGAGCAGGCACTAAAAGCTACCGGCGACATTCTGCTTCACCACTCAGGGTAGAAGGCCCTAGAAGCTACGAGGGACATAATCCTTCACCTGTGTCGGGAGCAGGCAGTACAAGTTATGCAAGTGCAGATTTCACAGGCGGAGACATCTTATGGTAG